In the Variovorax sp. S12S4 genome, one interval contains:
- a CDS encoding response regulator codes for MRILVIEGEPQLGDELKKGLEENGYAVDIARDGAKGRYLSAQHDYALILLDAVLPGADGFALLRALRRTSTVPVLVLTARDKVEDRVNGLRLGADDYLVKPFALPELLARVRILVQRGKPNEPTTFRLADLELDLASGKCVRNHRRIELTAKESALLAVLLRNRGHIVLRSTLAEEVWDSTLDSDTNVLEVAIRRLRAKIDDPFDLKLLHTVRGSGYVLEDRSWP; via the coding sequence ATGCGAATTCTGGTCATTGAGGGCGAGCCCCAGCTCGGCGATGAGCTGAAGAAGGGCCTGGAGGAAAACGGGTACGCAGTCGACATTGCGCGCGATGGCGCCAAGGGCCGCTACCTTTCCGCGCAGCACGACTACGCGTTGATCCTGCTCGACGCGGTGCTTCCCGGTGCCGACGGCTTTGCGCTGCTGCGCGCGCTGCGGCGGACCAGCACCGTGCCCGTGCTGGTGCTCACGGCGCGGGACAAGGTCGAAGACCGGGTGAACGGCCTGCGGCTGGGCGCAGACGATTACCTGGTGAAGCCCTTCGCCTTGCCGGAGCTGCTGGCGCGCGTACGCATCCTGGTTCAACGCGGCAAGCCGAACGAGCCGACCACCTTCCGGCTGGCTGACCTGGAACTCGACCTTGCAAGCGGCAAGTGCGTTCGCAACCACCGGCGCATCGAACTCACGGCAAAGGAGTCCGCGCTGCTGGCGGTGCTGCTGCGCAACAGGGGGCATATCGTCTTGCGCAGCACGCTCGCCGAAGAAGTGTGGGACAGCACGCTCGACAGCGACACCAACGTGCTCGAGGTGGCCATTCGCAGGCTGCGCGCCAAGATCGACGACCCTTTCGACCTGAAGCTGCTGCACACGGTGCGCGGCAGCGGCTACGTGCTCGAAGACCGTTCCTGGCCTTGA
- a CDS encoding cation:proton antiporter: MRSFSKSHLEGLSSLSTVGLVLFMFVVGLELRAAQGVRAQLKAAGYVGALSVAVPMVLGIAISPALHPSLAPAGVGFWPFALFMAAALSITAFPVMARILKDRGLTRTPFGQLSLSAAAVVDVFAWILLALVVALAGAGEGYTGLLKTTAGVVVLLAVLFFGMKPAFAWLLRTRAPNGEPSTTMMASLMIGLLVCALATEWLHLHAVFGAFLFGACLPRDDRLLNSLTERIEPISIVVLMPLFFALAGLGTTANAFTGASVGAMLLIVGVATIGKLAGGAIGARMAGYGWRDSLATGSLMNARGLMELIVMKIGLDAGLIGPELFTMLLVMALVTTAMTGPLINLVMGRTKAPAAADETPARAEP, encoded by the coding sequence ATGCGCAGCTTTTCCAAGAGCCACCTCGAGGGGCTGTCGTCGCTTTCGACGGTGGGCCTGGTGCTCTTCATGTTCGTGGTGGGGCTCGAACTGCGGGCCGCGCAGGGCGTGCGCGCGCAGCTGAAGGCCGCCGGCTACGTGGGGGCGCTCAGCGTTGCCGTGCCGATGGTGCTGGGCATTGCAATCTCGCCGGCCTTGCATCCGTCGCTGGCGCCGGCGGGGGTGGGCTTCTGGCCGTTTGCGCTGTTCATGGCAGCGGCGCTTTCGATAACCGCGTTTCCTGTGATGGCGCGCATCCTGAAAGACCGCGGGCTCACGCGCACGCCATTCGGCCAGCTTTCGCTGAGCGCGGCGGCGGTGGTCGACGTGTTCGCGTGGATCTTGCTGGCGCTGGTGGTGGCCCTCGCGGGCGCGGGCGAGGGCTACACCGGCCTGCTCAAGACCACGGCAGGCGTGGTCGTGCTGCTGGCTGTGCTGTTCTTCGGCATGAAGCCGGCCTTCGCATGGCTGCTGCGCACGCGCGCGCCCAACGGCGAGCCTTCGACCACCATGATGGCCTCGCTGATGATCGGCCTCCTGGTGTGCGCACTGGCAACCGAATGGCTGCACCTGCATGCCGTGTTCGGCGCCTTCCTGTTCGGCGCCTGCCTGCCGCGCGACGACCGTTTGCTGAATTCGCTCACCGAGCGCATCGAGCCGATTTCCATCGTGGTGCTGATGCCGCTGTTCTTCGCGCTGGCGGGGCTGGGAACCACCGCCAATGCCTTTACGGGCGCGAGCGTGGGCGCAATGCTGCTGATCGTCGGCGTGGCCACCATCGGCAAGCTGGCCGGTGGGGCCATCGGCGCGCGCATGGCGGGCTACGGATGGCGCGACAGCCTTGCCACCGGTTCGCTCATGAATGCGCGCGGGCTGATGGAGCTCATCGTGATGAAGATCGGCCTGGACGCCGGCTTGATCGGGCCCGAGCTCTTCACCATGCTGCTGGTGATGGCGCTGGTGACTACCGCGATGACGGGGCCGCTGATCAACCTGGTGATGGGCCGCACCAAGGCGCCCGCCGCCGCAGACGAAACGCCGGCCCGCGCAGAGCCCTAG
- a CDS encoding winged helix-turn-helix transcriptional regulator: protein MSKAEAPHEPMAPAASRRPVMRLLEQLGRKGTLRILWELRDGMPQSFRALRVSTGDMSPSVLNDRLKELRAGGIVALADAGYVLTESGGELVKRLKPLNQWADRWFEASEQN from the coding sequence ATGAGCAAAGCCGAAGCCCCGCATGAACCAATGGCCCCTGCTGCATCGCGCCGACCGGTGATGCGGCTGCTCGAGCAACTGGGCCGCAAGGGCACGCTGCGCATCTTGTGGGAACTGCGCGATGGCATGCCGCAAAGCTTCAGGGCCTTGCGTGTGAGCACGGGTGACATGTCGCCCTCGGTGCTGAACGACCGGCTCAAGGAACTGCGCGCGGGCGGCATCGTTGCGCTGGCCGACGCGGGCTACGTGCTGACCGAATCGGGCGGTGAACTCGTCAAGCGGCTCAAGCCGCTCAATCAATGGGCCGATCGTTGGTTCGAAGCGTCTGAACAAAACTAA
- a CDS encoding carboxymuconolactone decarboxylase family protein: protein MTTLAATDNSAPRIRPLEAPYPEPIADLLARMNPPGRAEVLALFRVLAINPELAERTLGLGRYLLGRKAAIDLRDREVVITRVCARCGAEYEWGVHIAAFGDAAGFSATDRRVMASVTEDLELLAPRDRLLVQLVDQLHDTSHVDDALWEALGAHWSPPQLIELMMLAGWYHAVSYVCNAARVPLEKWAARW, encoded by the coding sequence ATGACGACCCTCGCGGCAACAGACAACAGCGCGCCCCGCATCCGGCCGCTCGAAGCGCCTTACCCCGAACCGATTGCCGACCTGCTGGCGCGAATGAACCCGCCCGGAAGAGCAGAAGTTCTAGCGCTGTTCCGCGTGCTGGCCATCAACCCCGAACTGGCCGAGCGCACGCTGGGACTCGGCCGCTATCTTCTCGGCCGCAAAGCCGCAATCGACCTGCGCGACCGCGAGGTGGTGATCACGCGCGTGTGCGCGCGCTGCGGCGCGGAGTACGAATGGGGTGTGCACATCGCGGCGTTTGGCGATGCAGCCGGTTTCAGCGCCACCGACAGGCGCGTGATGGCCTCGGTCACCGAAGACCTCGAACTGCTCGCACCCCGGGACCGCCTGCTGGTTCAGCTGGTCGATCAGCTGCACGACACCAGCCATGTGGACGACGCGCTGTGGGAGGCTCTGGGCGCCCACTGGAGCCCACCGCAGCTCATCGAGCTGATGATGCTTGCGGGCTGGTACCACGCCGTGAGCTACGTGTGCAACGCGGCGCGCGTGCCGCTTGAAAAATGGGCCGCACGCTGGTGA
- the cadR gene encoding Cd(II)/Pb(II)-responsive transcriptional regulator produces the protein MKIGELAKVANTPVETIRYYEREQLLPEPARTEGNYRIYDDEHAQRLGFIRRCRSLDMTLDEIRSLLRFRDAPGEDCGQVNQLLDDHIGHVAARISELKLLEKQLKALRQQCCGAESAQNCGILQELDTATLATEPFGQHAGHVHGSLHSTSAKRSS, from the coding sequence ATGAAAATCGGAGAACTGGCCAAGGTCGCGAACACGCCGGTCGAAACCATCCGCTATTACGAGCGCGAGCAGCTGCTGCCCGAGCCGGCGCGCACCGAAGGCAACTACCGCATCTACGACGACGAGCACGCGCAACGGCTGGGCTTTATCCGCCGCTGCCGTTCGCTGGACATGACGCTCGATGAAATCCGCAGCCTGCTGCGGTTCCGCGATGCGCCGGGCGAAGACTGCGGCCAGGTCAACCAGCTGCTGGACGACCACATCGGCCACGTGGCCGCCCGCATCTCGGAACTGAAGCTGCTGGAAAAGCAGCTGAAGGCGCTCCGCCAGCAATGCTGCGGGGCCGAGTCGGCGCAGAACTGCGGCATCCTGCAAGAGCTGGACACCGCCACGCTCGCCACGGAGCCCTTCGGGCAGCACGCGGGGCATGTGCACGGCTCGCTGCACAGCACATCCGCCAAACGCTCGTCTTGA
- a CDS encoding DUF4256 domain-containing protein → MKTQELLQTLQARFEKHMQRHKGVAWADVQARLESNPAAVKSIGAMEETGGEPDVIGQDKKTGQIVFCDCAPESPTGRRSLCYDREALDARKENKPQDNALGMAAAMGIELLTEEQYRELQKLGKFDAKTSSWIKTPPDVRSLGGALFGDYRYGKVFVYHNGAQSYYAARGFRGLLRV, encoded by the coding sequence ATGAAGACGCAAGAACTGCTCCAGACATTGCAAGCCCGCTTCGAGAAGCACATGCAACGCCACAAGGGCGTCGCATGGGCCGACGTTCAGGCAAGGCTCGAAAGCAACCCCGCTGCGGTGAAGTCGATTGGCGCCATGGAAGAAACCGGCGGTGAGCCGGACGTGATCGGCCAGGACAAGAAAACCGGGCAAATCGTGTTCTGCGACTGCGCCCCCGAGAGCCCGACAGGCCGCCGGAGCCTCTGCTATGACCGTGAGGCGCTCGACGCGCGCAAGGAAAACAAGCCGCAGGACAACGCGCTCGGCATGGCGGCCGCCATGGGCATCGAGCTGTTGACGGAAGAGCAGTACCGGGAGCTGCAGAAGCTCGGCAAGTTCGATGCGAAGACTTCCAGCTGGATCAAGACGCCGCCTGACGTTCGCTCACTTGGCGGAGCGCTCTTCGGCGACTACCGCTATGGCAAGGTGTTCGTGTATCACAACGGTGCCCAGTCTTACTACGCGGCAAGAGGCTTTCGCGGGTTGCTTCGCGTGTGA
- the cysE gene encoding serine O-acetyltransferase: MTTTKAAMFSRLRADIRCILERDPAARSAWEVITVYPGFHAVVLHRWAHACWTHGFKWPARFIAHVARWLTGIEIHPAAKIGERVFFDHAMGVVVGETAEIGDGCTIYQGVTLGGTSLYKGAKRHPTLGRNVVVSAGAKVLGGFEVGDGAKIGSNAVVIKPVPAGATAVGIPARIIPSKAGESADVAAPQKFSAYGITQEDDPLSQAMRGLIDSAAGQEHQIALLWQAIEKLSAHPGTKDCVPCDAARDESFEAEKLTQLIGK, from the coding sequence ATAACGACAACAAAGGCAGCGATGTTCTCTCGTTTGCGCGCCGACATCCGGTGCATCCTCGAACGCGACCCGGCCGCGCGCAGCGCCTGGGAAGTGATCACGGTCTACCCCGGCTTTCATGCCGTGGTGCTGCATCGCTGGGCGCACGCTTGTTGGACGCACGGTTTCAAGTGGCCGGCCCGCTTTATCGCGCATGTGGCCCGCTGGCTCACGGGCATCGAGATTCACCCGGCCGCCAAGATCGGCGAGCGGGTGTTCTTCGACCATGCCATGGGCGTGGTGGTGGGCGAAACCGCTGAGATCGGCGACGGCTGCACCATCTACCAGGGCGTGACGCTGGGCGGCACCTCGCTCTACAAGGGCGCCAAGCGCCACCCGACGCTGGGGCGCAACGTGGTGGTGAGCGCGGGCGCCAAGGTGCTGGGCGGCTTCGAGGTTGGCGACGGCGCCAAGATCGGCAGCAACGCGGTGGTCATTAAGCCGGTGCCTGCCGGGGCAACGGCGGTGGGCATTCCCGCGCGCATCATTCCGTCGAAGGCGGGCGAGAGCGCCGATGTCGCTGCGCCGCAGAAGTTCTCGGCCTACGGCATCACGCAGGAGGACGACCCGCTCAGCCAGGCCATGCGCGGGTTGATCGACAGTGCCGCGGGGCAGGAGCACCAGATCGCGCTGCTTTGGCAGGCCATCGAGAAGCTGTCCGCGCACCCCGGCACCAAGGACTGCGTGCCCTGCGACGCGGCGCGCGACGAGAGCTTCGAGGCGGAGAAGCTCACCCAGCTCATAGGCAAATAG
- a CDS encoding RNA methyltransferase, whose product MRTRFILIQTSHAGNVGAAARAMKTMGFDDLVLVTPRWANVLRREETIQRASGALDVLNNARIVETLDEALDGVTHLCATAMVPRDFGPPTRTPREHLEPLAQQGDQHVAFLFGSERFGMRNEDVYRCNVALSIPTDPKFGSLNLGAAIQVIAYEWRLALGGYAVRDATAPVQAADAKAVAGMLEHWERSLVDIGFLDPEAPKKLMPRLQQLFNRAQPTPEEIHILRGIAKAMADAANGPRKG is encoded by the coding sequence ATGCGCACCCGTTTTATCCTGATCCAGACCAGCCACGCAGGCAATGTGGGCGCCGCCGCCCGCGCCATGAAGACCATGGGTTTCGACGACCTGGTGCTGGTAACGCCCCGGTGGGCCAACGTGCTGCGGCGGGAAGAAACCATCCAGCGGGCCAGCGGCGCGCTCGACGTGCTGAACAACGCCCGCATCGTCGAAACGCTGGACGAGGCGCTCGACGGGGTGACCCACCTGTGCGCCACCGCCATGGTGCCGCGCGACTTCGGCCCGCCCACGCGCACCCCGCGGGAACACCTGGAGCCGCTGGCACAGCAGGGCGACCAGCATGTGGCTTTTCTCTTCGGTTCCGAGCGTTTTGGCATGCGCAATGAAGACGTCTACCGCTGCAACGTGGCCCTGAGCATTCCCACCGACCCGAAGTTCGGCTCTCTCAACCTGGGGGCGGCCATCCAGGTGATTGCCTATGAATGGCGCCTTGCGCTGGGCGGCTACGCGGTGCGCGACGCCACGGCGCCGGTGCAGGCGGCCGATGCGAAGGCGGTGGCGGGCATGCTCGAGCACTGGGAGCGCTCATTGGTGGACATCGGCTTTCTGGACCCCGAGGCGCCGAAGAAGCTGATGCCCCGGCTTCAGCAGCTTTTCAACCGCGCCCAGCCCACGCCCGAAGAGATCCACATCCTGCGGGGCATCGCCAAGGCCATGGCCGACGCCGCAAACGGCCCGCGCAAGGGCTAA
- a CDS encoding inositol monophosphatase family protein has protein sequence MSSPNLHPMLNVAVKAARAAGAIINRAALDVEAVRISQKQVNDFVTEVDHASEQAIIETLLGAYPGHGILAEESGTQHGAKDSDYVWIIDPLDGTTNFIHGFPVYCVSIALSVRGKIEQAVIYDPSRNDLFTATKGRGAYMNERRIRVSKRTKLSECLVSTGFPFRTGDNFKQYLAIMADMMPRMAGLRRPGAAALDLAYVAAGFTDGFFETGLNPWDVAAGSLLVTEAGGLIGNFTGEPDFLEQRECLAGAPRIYGQLVPLLAKYSKFAGIDDKMRASDRVRAVSAAARPNADESVDLYARSTVPDLPAASLDGEAPAPAAAPAAPVSRKLTRIRRDAPADGSPSEGDASAK, from the coding sequence ATGTCGTCCCCCAACCTGCATCCCATGCTCAATGTGGCCGTCAAGGCCGCACGCGCCGCCGGCGCCATCATCAATCGCGCCGCACTCGACGTCGAAGCCGTGCGCATTTCGCAAAAGCAGGTCAACGACTTCGTCACCGAAGTCGACCACGCCAGCGAGCAAGCCATTATTGAAACGCTGCTTGGCGCATACCCGGGGCACGGCATCCTGGCCGAAGAATCGGGCACCCAGCACGGTGCAAAAGATTCCGACTACGTCTGGATCATCGATCCGCTCGACGGCACCACCAATTTCATCCACGGCTTTCCGGTCTACTGCGTTTCCATTGCGCTGTCGGTGCGCGGCAAGATCGAGCAGGCGGTCATCTACGACCCGAGCCGCAACGACCTGTTTACCGCCACCAAGGGCCGAGGCGCCTACATGAACGAGCGCCGCATCCGCGTCTCGAAGCGCACCAAGCTCAGCGAATGCCTGGTTTCGACCGGCTTTCCGTTTCGCACGGGCGACAACTTCAAGCAGTACCTGGCCATCATGGCCGACATGATGCCCCGCATGGCGGGCCTGCGCCGCCCTGGCGCAGCCGCTCTCGACCTGGCCTACGTGGCCGCCGGCTTTACCGACGGCTTCTTCGAAACCGGCCTCAACCCCTGGGACGTGGCCGCGGGCTCGCTGCTGGTCACCGAGGCCGGCGGCCTGATCGGCAATTTCACGGGCGAGCCCGACTTTCTGGAGCAGCGCGAATGCCTGGCCGGCGCCCCGCGCATCTACGGCCAACTGGTGCCGCTGCTTGCCAAGTATTCCAAGTTTGCCGGCATCGATGACAAGATGCGCGCCAGCGACCGCGTGCGCGCCGTGTCGGCCGCAGCGCGCCCCAACGCCGACGAATCGGTCGACCTGTATGCGCGCAGCACGGTGCCCGACCTGCCCGCCGCATCGCTCGACGGCGAAGCGCCCGCTCCCGCGGCCGCGCCGGCAGCACCGGTGTCGCGGAAACTCACGCGCATTCGCCGCGACGCGCCTGCCGACGGCAGCCCCTCCGAAGGCGACGCTTCCGCCAAGTGA
- a CDS encoding FUSC family protein, which yields MQGPGAALRFRAALRVALSQYVANGFSVALGLLVISAGAHFWLGTIAASAAAVGVIVTAPPDLPGPRRGKFFQMLPAPLIGLPLFFLVQLLHTAPIRLGLVLVPATFVAFLAMAWGKRGIPIAIAVMFSMVFSMATPAPSGMAEALERTWHFGLGAGLYVIWANLANHALNGRYRVQSVSDVLYSLAALMRTEATQFTPRDDTSDIRETPAPLLGRLLREQAALADQLQATRDIVLESPRTPRRQRLAAMLVIVLEMRDQLLASELDLDALKSHPAHAEALIEMRRVLEELADETTALGDSLLMGRHPEPVADRRPRLASIHLPAEEHAASHGMPGPNAAMLARGLASRIGHINDEVLRLSAMARGDAEPNLAVVRANWQMFVSPTDWSLRPFLTLWSWDAPPLRHAIRAALAIAAGYAIAVSLPWGSHDYWILLTIVVVLRGSLSQTLERRNSRVAGTLLGCVLAVGLLSAHPSPLLLLAFVTVSQAIAHSFAVRRYLITAVAATVLGLLQAHMLNTGAAPIFALFERIADTLIGAALAWGFCYVLPSWERGQIPALVARTLTAQARHARLALGLGQLQAVDSSPELEWRLARREAYDSLSALVQATQRSLSEPRAVQPPLEPLEHLQAHSYQLLAQLSAVKSMLVLRRDRLTPGEIEGPLARTAQRIEAAIGTAPTTGPTLPESPGSTTVGGPIPLPDPFDNDISPWLLRRLDLATALATQLRDDAARILQPLETQATTTAQ from the coding sequence ATGCAGGGGCCCGGTGCCGCCCTTCGCTTTCGTGCGGCGCTGCGTGTTGCGCTGAGCCAGTACGTCGCCAACGGCTTCAGCGTTGCGCTCGGCCTGCTGGTCATCTCGGCCGGCGCGCATTTTTGGCTCGGCACCATTGCCGCTTCCGCAGCCGCGGTGGGCGTGATCGTCACCGCCCCGCCCGACCTGCCCGGCCCGCGCCGCGGCAAGTTCTTCCAGATGCTGCCGGCCCCGCTGATCGGGCTGCCGCTCTTCTTTCTGGTGCAGCTGCTGCACACCGCGCCCATTCGCCTTGGGCTGGTGCTGGTGCCCGCCACCTTCGTCGCCTTTCTGGCCATGGCATGGGGCAAGCGCGGCATTCCCATTGCCATTGCGGTGATGTTCTCGATGGTTTTCTCGATGGCCACGCCCGCGCCGAGCGGCATGGCCGAGGCGTTGGAGCGCACCTGGCACTTTGGCCTTGGCGCCGGCCTCTACGTGATCTGGGCCAACCTGGCCAACCATGCGCTTAACGGGCGCTACCGGGTGCAGTCGGTGTCGGACGTGCTGTATTCGCTGGCCGCGCTAATGCGCACCGAGGCCACGCAGTTCACGCCGCGCGACGACACGAGCGACATCCGCGAAACCCCTGCACCCTTGCTCGGCCGGCTGCTGCGCGAACAGGCCGCGCTGGCCGACCAGCTGCAGGCCACGCGCGACATCGTGCTCGAGTCGCCGCGCACGCCGCGCCGGCAGCGGCTGGCCGCCATGCTGGTGATCGTGCTCGAAATGCGCGACCAGCTGCTTGCGAGCGAGCTCGACCTGGACGCGCTCAAGAGCCACCCCGCGCATGCCGAGGCACTCATCGAGATGCGCCGCGTGCTCGAAGAGCTGGCCGACGAAACCACCGCGCTCGGCGACTCATTGCTCATGGGCCGCCACCCCGAGCCGGTGGCCGACCGCCGGCCGCGCCTTGCATCGATTCACCTTCCCGCCGAAGAGCACGCGGCAAGCCACGGCATGCCCGGCCCCAACGCCGCCATGCTCGCGCGCGGCCTGGCAAGCCGCATCGGCCACATCAACGACGAGGTGCTGCGCCTTTCGGCCATGGCGCGCGGCGATGCCGAGCCCAACCTGGCCGTGGTGCGGGCCAACTGGCAGATGTTCGTGAGCCCGACCGACTGGTCGCTGCGGCCCTTTCTCACGCTGTGGAGCTGGGACGCGCCGCCGCTGCGGCATGCCATTCGCGCCGCGCTGGCCATTGCGGCCGGTTACGCCATTGCGGTGTCGCTGCCCTGGGGTTCGCATGACTACTGGATCTTGCTGACCATTGTGGTGGTGCTGCGCGGCAGCCTTTCGCAAACGCTGGAGCGGCGCAACAGCCGCGTGGCCGGCACGCTGCTGGGCTGCGTGCTGGCGGTGGGCCTGCTTTCCGCGCACCCGTCGCCGCTGCTGCTGCTGGCCTTCGTTACGGTGTCGCAGGCCATTGCGCACAGCTTTGCGGTGCGGCGCTACCTGATTACGGCAGTGGCGGCCACCGTGCTCGGCCTGTTGCAGGCGCACATGCTCAACACCGGCGCCGCGCCCATCTTTGCGCTCTTCGAGCGCATTGCGGATACGCTCATCGGCGCCGCGCTGGCATGGGGCTTCTGCTATGTGCTGCCGTCATGGGAGCGCGGGCAGATTCCGGCGCTGGTGGCGCGCACGCTCACGGCGCAGGCACGCCATGCACGCCTGGCGCTGGGCCTGGGCCAGCTGCAGGCAGTCGACAGCAGCCCCGAGCTCGAATGGCGGCTTGCGCGCCGCGAGGCCTACGACAGCCTTTCAGCGCTGGTGCAGGCCACGCAGCGTTCGCTGTCAGAGCCGCGTGCGGTGCAGCCGCCGCTCGAGCCGCTGGAGCACCTGCAGGCGCACAGCTACCAGTTGCTCGCGCAGCTCAGCGCCGTAAAATCGATGCTCGTGCTGCGGCGCGACCGGCTCACCCCGGGCGAAATCGAAGGCCCGCTCGCGCGCACTGCACAGCGCATCGAAGCAGCCATCGGCACCGCGCCCACCACCGGTCCCACGCTGCCCGAAAGCCCCGGCTCCACCACCGTGGGCGGCCCGATTCCCCTGCCAGACCCCTTCGACAACGACATCAGCCCCTGGCTGCTGCGCCGCCTCGATCTGGCCACGGCACTCGCTACGCAGCTGCGCGACGACGCGGCGCGCATTCTTCAACCCCTGGAGACACAAGCCACGACCACCGCTCAATGA
- a CDS encoding mechanosensitive ion channel family protein: MTEEMLAHPWFGTWLAAVIAVPLALLVHRLGGLVLMRITRPAPALHSMVINCKPVARVVLPLLALLLVFQAAPSDLRFIGSVRHLNGLLLIAATTWLAVKAISGFADGVLAQHPYDVEDNLHARRVLTQTRVLARTAMSMVLVAGGAMMLMTFPGARQVGASLLASAGVIGIVAGLAAKPVFSNLIAGLQIALAQPIRIDDVLVVEGEWGRVEEITGTFVVVKIWDDRRLILPLSYFIEKPFQNWTRSSSQLLGAVFVYADYGMPLQPLRAEVERIVKSAPEWDGRFFNLQVTDATERTMQIRVLCTAGNSSLAFDLRCKVREGLIDFMQREYPQFLPRMRIESDGKPGRQDTQDMQRQPVPSPR; the protein is encoded by the coding sequence ATGACCGAAGAGATGCTTGCCCACCCCTGGTTCGGCACCTGGCTCGCAGCCGTGATTGCCGTTCCGCTCGCGCTGCTTGTTCACCGTCTCGGCGGCCTTGTGCTGATGCGAATCACCCGTCCGGCGCCCGCGCTGCATTCGATGGTGATCAACTGCAAACCCGTGGCGCGGGTGGTGCTGCCCCTTTTGGCGCTGCTGCTGGTGTTCCAGGCCGCGCCGAGCGATCTTCGCTTCATAGGCAGCGTGCGGCACCTCAACGGCCTGCTGCTGATTGCCGCCACCACGTGGCTGGCGGTAAAGGCCATCAGCGGCTTTGCGGACGGCGTGCTCGCGCAGCACCCGTACGACGTGGAAGACAACCTGCACGCGCGCCGCGTGCTCACCCAAACCCGCGTGCTTGCGCGCACCGCCATGTCGATGGTGCTGGTGGCCGGCGGCGCGATGATGCTGATGACTTTTCCGGGCGCGCGGCAGGTGGGTGCGAGCCTGCTGGCCTCGGCGGGCGTGATCGGCATCGTGGCCGGCCTGGCGGCCAAGCCGGTGTTCAGCAACCTGATTGCCGGGCTGCAGATTGCGCTGGCCCAGCCCATACGCATCGACGACGTGCTGGTGGTCGAGGGCGAGTGGGGCCGGGTCGAAGAGATTACCGGCACCTTTGTGGTGGTGAAGATCTGGGACGACCGGCGCTTGATCCTGCCGCTGAGCTACTTCATTGAAAAACCTTTTCAGAACTGGACGCGCAGTTCGTCGCAGCTGCTGGGCGCGGTTTTCGTCTATGCCGACTACGGCATGCCACTGCAGCCGCTGCGCGCAGAGGTCGAGCGCATCGTGAAATCGGCGCCCGAGTGGGACGGCCGGTTTTTCAACCTGCAGGTAACCGACGCCACCGAGCGCACCATGCAAATTCGGGTGCTTTGCACCGCCGGCAATTCCAGCCTTGCCTTCGATTTGCGCTGCAAGGTGCGCGAAGGGCTCATCGACTTCATGCAGCGGGAGTACCCGCAGTTCCTGCCCCGGATGCGCATCGAAAGCGATGGCAAGCCGGGCCGGCAAGACACTCAGGACATGCAGCGTCAGCCCGTGCCGTCGCCGCGCTGA